Sequence from the Sphingomicrobium clamense genome:
GACGCCATGAGCTTCGCCGAGATCGAGCTGACCATCGCCGACTTCGGCAAGCGGGCCAAGGAAGGCCAGCTCAGCATGGAAGAAATGCAGGGCGGTACCTTCACCATTTCGAACGGCGGCATCTTCGGATCGCTGCTTTCGACCCCGATCATCAACCCGCCGCAGTCGGCCGTGCTCGGCATGCACCGCATCGAGGAGCGCCCCGTCGCGATCGACGGCGAAGTCGTCATCCGCCCGATGATGTACCTGGCGCTCAGCTACGACCACCGCCTCATCGACGGCCGCGAAGCGGTCACCTTCCTCGTGCGCGTCAAGGAGGCGCTCGAGGATCCGATGCGCCTGCTGATTGATCTCTAGGTTTTCGCGCCTATTTGGCTTTTCGACGAGGGGCGGCTAGGGACGCCCGCGACTGACAAGACTCGCGCAAACGCGCTGCTGAGGTGATTGAAAATGGCTGAATTCGACTATGACGTTCTTGTGATCGGTGCCGGGCCCGGCGGCTATGTCGCTGCGATCCGCGCAGCGCAGCTCGGGCTCAAGACCGCATGCGCCGAAGGCCGCGAGACGCTGGGCGGGACCTGCCTCAACGTCGGCTGCATTCCGTCCAAGGCCATGCTCCACGCGTCGGAATATTATGACGCCGCCGCCAATGGCGCGATGGACGACATGGGCATCGAGGTCGCGCCCAAGCTCAATCTCGACAAGATGCACGGCCAGCGCCGCGATGCGGTGAAGGGCCTGACCGGCGGCATCGAATTCCTGTTCAAGAAAAACAAGATCGACTGGCTTAAGGGTTATGCCAGCTTCAAGGACGCGCATAGCGTCAAGGTCGCAGGCAAGACCGTGACCGCAAAGAACATCATTATCGCCACCGGCTCGTCGGTGACCCCGCTCCTGGGCGTCGAGATTGACGAGAAGGTCGTCGTCTCCTCGACCGGCGCGCTCGAGCTGGAGAAAGTCCCCGAGCATATGGTCGTCATCGGCGGCGGCGTGATCGGGCTCGAGCTCGGAAGCGTCTGGCGTCGCCTCGGCGCCAAGGTCACCTGCGTTGAATTCCTCGACGAAATCCTGCCCGGCATGGACGCCGACATCCGCAAGGAATCGCGCAAGATTTTCAAGAAGCAGGGCATCGAGTTCAAGCTCGGCACCAAGGTCACCGGCGTCGAAGTGAAGGGCAAGAAGGCCACGCTCACCATGGAGCCTGCCAAGGGTGGCGATAGCGAAACGCTCGAAGCCGACTGCGTGCTCGTCGCGATTGGGCGCAAGCCCAACACGGACGGCCTCGGCCTCGACGCGATCGGGCTGGAGGTCAACGAGCGCGGCCAGATCGAGACCGACCACGACTTCCGCACCGCGGTCGACGGCGTCTGGGCGATCGGCGACGTCGTTCCCGGCCCGATGCTCGCGCACAAGGCCGAAGACGAAGGCATCGCCTGCGCCGAAAATATCGCGGGGATGACCGGGATCGTCAATCACGCGATTATCCCGGGCGTTGTCTACACCAAGCCCGAAATTGCCGGCGTCGGCCTTACCGAGGAAGACGCCAAGGCTGAATATGGCGAGGTCAAGGTCGGCAAATTCCCGATGCTCGCCAACAGCCGCGCCAAGACCAATCACGAGCCCGACGGGCTGGTGAAGGTCATCTCGGACGCCAAGAGCGACCGCGTCGTCGGCGTATGGTGCATCGCCGTGCCCGCCGGCACGATGATCGCGCAGGCCGCGCAGGCGATGGAATTCGGCGCGACCAGCGAGGACATCGCCTATACCTGCCACGCCCACCCGACCCACTCCGAAGCGGTCAAGGAAGCGGCGATGGCAGTGCAGGGCAAGCCGATCCACATCTAGCGGACCGGGCGTGCGCGCCTAGTCGAGCAACGCTTCTACGAACCCGCGCCAGCCACCCGTCTCGGCGCGGGTTTGCTTGAGGTCGGTGGGACAGGCAAGGCAGCGGGCCTGGACGCCGCGCGTCTGGAGCAGGCCGCGCGCTTCACGGACCGCAGCCATCAGCCGCGCCTCGCTCGATCCGCCCATCCAGGCATAGGCGCTCGCGCCCTCCACCTCTTCGCTCGCCATCAGTCCGCGCAGGAAGGGCGGCAGGTCGCTGCCGCGCTCGAGCCAGCGCACGTCATGGTCCTCGCCCTCCAGCTCGGCCAGTTCGGCCGCGCGGGCGATCGCATCGTCGATGCCGCCGAAACTGTCGATCAGCCCCAGCTGCCGCGCGGTGCCGCCGTCGTAGACGCGTCCACCGGCCAGGTCGCGCACCGAGGCGACTTCCATGTCGCGATTGGCCGCGGTCAGCGCGAGGAAGCGGACATAGGTCTGGTCGACGCCCGCCTGCACCAGCCGGTCGGCAGCGTCGGAGGGTCCACCCAAGATGTCCGGTTCGCCCGAGAGCGGGGTGGTCTTCACCCCGTCGACGCCGATGCCGAGCTGGTCGAGCGTGCCTTCGAAGCTGGGGAAGATGCCGAATACACCGATCGAGCCGGTGATGCTCGCCGGTTCGGCCATGATCTCGTCCGCCGCCAGCGCGACCCAGTAGCCGCCCGAGGCCGCGACGTTGCCGAACGAGGCGACGACCGGGATGTCGGCGTCCTTGGCGCGCAGCACCGCCTGGCGAATGCGCTCGGAGGCGAGCGCGGAGCCGCCCGGGCTGTCGACGCGAATGACCAGCGCTTCGATCCCGTCGTCGACCGCGTCGTCGATCAAATTGGCGATGTCGGTGCCCGCGGCCGAGCCGACCGGCGCGCTGCCGTCGACGATGGTGCCCGCGACCGTCACGACCGCAATGTCAGCGGTCACGTCATTATCGACCTTGTCGGCGATATAGTCGCGCAAAGGGATGACCTTGTAGCCGTCGGGGTTCTTCTCGCTCGTCCCGCCCAGTTCGGCGAGCATGGCGTGCCATTCGCGGCGCGGGGCAAGCTTGTCGACCAGCCCCGCCGCCAGCGAGGCTTCGGCGAGATCGCCGTCTGCCGCATCGAGCGCGGCGACCGGGTCGGCGGCATAGGCGCGCACGTCGGCCTCGGGCCGGGCGCGCTCGACCGCGTCGAGCCAGTTTTCGAAGATTGCACCCGCAAGTTGCTGCGCATTCTCGCGCGCCTCGGGGCTCATGTCGGCGCGCTGGTAGGGCTCGACCGCCGATTTATAATCGTTGTCGCCCGCGCGGTAGATGTTGGCGGTGATCCCGAACCGATCCATCGCTTCGGCGAAATAGAGGTTGGACCCGCCCGGCCCCGCAAAGGCGACACCGCCCATCGGGTCGAGCCAGATTTCGTCGGCATGCACGGCGAGCTGGTAGGCGTCGTCCGAATAGCCGATCGCGTAGGCGGTGACCGATTTGCCCGCGTCGCGCACTTCCTGCAGCGCGTCGGCGACATCCTGGATCGCCACCTGTCCGCCGCCCAGAAACCCGTCGAGATCGAGCGCCACGCCCTCGACCCGGTCGTCCTCGGCCGCCGCGCGCAACGCAGCGACTAGGTCGCGCCGCTCGAATTCCTGCATCACGCCGCCGGTCAGCGCGGTGAAGGGGTCGACCTCCGCTGCTTCCTCGACGATCACGCCGTCGAGATCGACGTGCAGGATGCCGGCGTGGACCGGATCGGGCGCACCCTTGAGCACGGCGTAAAGCAGGGTGAAGAAGAGGATCATGAAGACGAGGACCATCGCGTCCTTGATCCCGACCAGCAGTTTCCATGCCCAACGCGCGAAACTCATAACGGCAAATCCCTTCGTGGTTCGCAGGCAACATAGGAAGCCAAAGCCGCTTTCCCAAGCGCAATTGGCTGGACTGTGCCTGTCGGTTCGACGTAGCGGCCTCGCCCATGGACGAACAGGCGGCATCACGGGGCAGCTGGCGGCATGAATTGCGCGCGACGATAGCGCTTGCCTGGCCGCTGATCCTCGCCAACCTGACCATGGCCACGATCCAGGCGATCGATACGTTCTTCATGGGACAATATGGCGCGCGCGAACTGGCCGCCGCCGCGCTCGGCATCAACCTCGGTTTCCTGCTTAACCTGGTCGGACTGGGCATCATCACGGCGGCCTCGCCGATGATGGCCAGCGCGCTCGGGCGCGGGGCGGGCAAGGTCAAGGACGTGCGCCGCACCTTCCGCCAGTCACTCTGGCTGGTGGTCACCATAACCGTTCCGATCTGGCTGCTGCTGGCCAATGCCGAGTGGGTCATCGGCTTGCTCGGCCAGGAGCCCTCGCTGGCTGCGGGTGCGCAGACCTTCCTCTACGGCTGGATGTGGTCGGCCTTCTTCTTCCTCGTCTTCAACGCGCTCCGGAATTTCCTCGCCGCGCTCGAGCGTCCGGGCTGGATCCTGATCATCTCGGCCGCGGGCATCCCGATCAACAGCCTGCTCGACTATATGCTCATCTTCGGCCGTCTCGGCGCGCCCGAGCTCGGCCTCTTGGGCGCGGGACTGGCGACGACCATCACTTGGGGTCTCATGGTGATCGCCACGGTGATCGTCGTGCTGCGCGATCCGCAATTCCGGCGCTACAACCTGTTCGCGCGCATCTGGCGCCCCGACTGGCAGCGCTATTGCCACATGTGGCGCCTCGGCCTGCCCATCGGCGCCTCTATGGGCGCGGAAGGCGGCGTGTTCGCCGCCGCCGCCTATTTGATGGGGCTGATCAGCGCGCAGGCGCTCGCCGCGCACGCCATCGCGCTTCAGATCGCCGCACTCAGCTTCATGGTGCCCTGGGGCATCGCGCAGGCCTCGACCGTGCGCGTCGGGCTCATGCTCGGGCGCAGCGACAAGGACGGCATCGCCCGCGCCGGCTGGTCGGCCTGGATGCTGGGCGTCGGCTTCATGAGCATGACGGCGGTGCTCATGTGGGTCTTCCCGCGCGAACTCGTCGGCATTTTCCTCGCCGACACGGCAGAAAATGCACCCGTCCTCGAATTGGGGGTCAGCTTCCTGATCGTCGCCGCCATCTTCCAGATCGTCGACGGCGCACAGGTGGTGGGGCAGGGCATCCTGCGCGGCCTTCACGATACGCGCGTGCCGATGGTCTTCACCTTCGTCGGCTACTGGTTCATCGGTATCGGCATCGCCGTCTGGCTGGGCTTCGAAGCCGGCTGGGACGGGGTCGGCATCTGGACCGGGCTCGCGGCCGGATTGGCGATCGTCGCGGTGCTGATGCTCGCGCGCTGGATGATGCGCGAGCGGCTGGGCCTGACCTCGGACGAGCCGAGCAAAAAAATCACTTCCTGAAGTGTTGACTAGTAGGAATGCGCAACCCACATGCGCTGCGACGTTGGCACTCGCCACATTAGAGTGCCAGTCGTGAAAATGTGTTCAACACCAAGAAAGAAGAGGGGCCCCATGGGTTTCAAACCGCTTCACGACCGTGTCCTCGTCCGCCGTGTCGAGGCCGAAGAAAAGACCGCTGGCGGGATCATCATCCCCGACAGCGCCAAGGAAAAGCCGCAGGAAGGCGAGGTCGTCTCGGTCGGTTCGGGTAACCGCGCCGAAAACGGCACCGTCACCCCGCTCGACGTCAAGGCCGGCGACAAGATCCTGTTCGGCAAGTGGTCGGGCACCGAGATCAAGCTCGACGGCGAAGACCTCATCATCATGAAGGAAAGCGACATTCTCGGCGTTCTCGCCTGAGCCTCGCTTGCCTCACTGACCAACCAAAATTCTAGGAGCTGAACAATGGCTGCCAAGGACGTAAAATTTAGCCGTGACGCGCGCGAGCGCATCATGAAGGGCGTTGACATTCTCGCCGACGCCGTCAAGGTGACGCTGGGCCCCAAGGGCCGCAACGTCGTCATCGACAAGAGCTTCGGCGCACCGCGCATCACCAAGGACGGTGTCTCGGTCGCCAAGGAAATCGAACTCAAGGACAAGTTCGAGAATATGGGCGCGCAGATGCTGCGCGAAGTCGCCAGCAAGACCAACGACGTCGCGGGCGACGGCACCACCACCGCCACCGTGCTGGCGCAGTCGATCGTGCAGGAAGGCATGAAGTCGGTTGCCGCGGGCATGAACCCGATGGACCTCAAGCGCGGCATCGACATGGCCGTCGCCAAGGTCGTCGAAGACCTGCAGAGCCGTTCGAAGCCGGTCGCCGGCAGCGAAGAAGTCGCGCAGGTCGGCATCATCTCGGCCAACGGTGACAAGGAAGTGGGTGAAAAGATCGCCGAAGCCATGGACAAGGTCGGCAAGGAAGGCGTGATCACCGTCGAGGAAGCCAAGGGTCTCGAATTTGAGCTCGACGTCGTCGAAGGCATGCAGTTCGACCGCGGCTACCTCTCGCCCTACTTCATCACCGATCCGGAAAAGATGCAGGTCGAACTCAACGACCCCTACATCCTGATCCACGAGAAGAAGCTCTCGAACCTCCAGGCCATGTTGCCGGTGCTCGAAGCGACGGTCCAGGCGGGTCGCCCGCTGCTGATCATCGCCGAGGACATCGAAGGCGAAGCGCTCGCGACCCTCGTCGTGAACAAGCTGCGCGGCGGCCTCAAGGTCGCGGCCGTCAAGGCGCCGGGCTTCGGCGATCGTCGCAAGGCGATGCTCGAAGACATCGCCATCCTGACGGGCGGCGAAATGATCAGCGAAGATCTCGGCATCAAGCTTGAGAACGTCACGCTGAACATGCTCGGCACCGCCAAGCGCGTCACCATCGACAAGGACAACACGACCATCGTCGACGGCGCCGGTGAAAAGGATGCGATCGAAGGCCGTACGGCTGCCATCCGCCAGCAGATCGAGAACACCACCAGCGACTATGACCGCGAGAAGCTCCAGGAGCGTCTCGCCAAGCTCGCCGGCGGCGTTGCCGTGATCAAGGTCGGCGGTGCCACCGAAGTCGAGGTGAAGGAACGCAAGGACCGCGTCGACGACGCGCTCCACGCGACCCGCGCCGCGGTCGAGGAAGGCATCGTTCCGGGCGGCGGTACTGCGCTGCTCTACGCCAAGTCGGCCATCGAAGGCCTCACCGGTGCCAATGACGACCAGACCCGCGGCATCGACATCGTCCGTCGCGCGCTCGAAGCCCCGGTTCGCCAGATCGCTTCGAACGCCGGTTTCGACGGCGCCGTGGTCGCCGGCAAGCTGGTCGATGGTGGCGATCCCACCATGGGCTTCAACGCCGCCAACGACACGTACGAAAACCTCGTGGCCGCAGGCGTCATCGACCCGACCAAGGTCGTGCGCACCGCACTGCAGGACGCCGCGTCGGTGGCCGGCCTGCTGATCACCACCGAGGCAACCGTCGCCGAACTGCCCGAAGACAAGTCGGCGGCCCCCGCCGGCATGCCGGGCGGCATGGGCGGCATGGGCGGCATGGACTTCTAGTCCTCCCCCAGCCTCAGGCTGTTACTCGGAAGGGGCCGCGTCTTCGGACGCGGCCCCTTCTTCTTTTGCGCCCTCCTCGTCGAGCATCGCGTCGATCTGTTCGAAGCGTTCTTCGTCCGCCTTGCTTGGCCGCTCGGGCTCGTCGCTCGAACAGGCGGCGAGGGCGGCGAGGCAGGCGAGGGGGAGGGGCAGGCGCATTACCTGATCATGAGCGATCAAGGCCGACTTTGCCAGCGGGGTCAGGGCGGCCTGACCCCGTCGGACCTGTCAGGCTTGCGCTTGCAGGCCGTCCGGCGGGACGGTGTCTCCTGCGATCAGCTTCGCTGCCGCAGGGCACCTTGCATAGAAAAAGGGGCCGCAGCGAACTGCGACCCCTTCATTGGACGAAGCTGAATAAGCTTCGACCCGGAAATTACATTTCCGAGTCGACTTCTTCAGCAGCTTCTTCCATTTCTTCGCCAGCGGCGTCCGCAGCAGCTTCAGCGTCGGCAGCAGCTTCTTCAGCATCTTCTTCGACGGCTTCGCCAGCAGCTTCCATGTCAGCTTCCGCTTCCATGGCAACGTCTTCGGCAGCTTCTTCGGTGGCTTCGGTTTCGGCTTCACAAGCCGCGAGACCGAGACCCATGGCCGCAACGGCCAGAATCATCTTCTTCATAATATATTCCCATTCCTTGCTTTGCGTGCCCGCTCACCGCGCGCACAAGGCACAGCCTGCCGTTTCAAGGGCAGGCCTGATTGCCGAAATAGAAGGTTCCGCACTGTCACGCAACGGACATTTTTGTCACCCCGCCAGAGGACTGTTGCGCCCAAGCAACTGCTTGACTGACATAAAGATTTCTTTATGTCTTTATGAATGAGCAAGAAAGCGGGCCTCTCAGCGACCTTTCACGCGCTGTCGGACATCAGCCGGCTGCGCATCCTGATGCTCGTCCGCTCGATGGAGCTCACCGTCGGCGAAGTCGCGCAGGTGCTGGGACAGAGTCAGCCGCGCGTCTCGCGCCACGTCCGCATCCTCGACGACGCCGGGCTCGTCCGCCGCCGCAAGGAGGGCAGCTGGACCTTCATCGAAGCCACCGGCAGCGCCCCGCTCGACGCTTTTTTTTACGAACAGGCGAGCAGCGACGACGTTGAAATCTTCACTGCCGACATGGGCCGGCTCCAGTCGATCCGTGCCGAGCGCGCCGATGCCGCCTCGCGCTGGTTCGATTCGCGCACCGAACGGTTCGAGCGCCTGCGCGCGCTCCACGCCCCCGAACGCGAGGTCGAGGACGCGGTCGTCGCCACGCTCGGCAAGACGCTCGGCACATTGGTCGATATCGGCACCGGCACCGGGCGCATGATCGAGTTGCTCGCCGCGCGCGCCGACAAGGTGATCGGCATCGACCGCAGTCCCGACATGCTCCGCCTCGCTCGCGTGCGCATCGACGAGGCCGGCGTCGGCAATGCCCAGCTGCGCCAGGGCGACATGACCGCGCTCCCGCTCAAGGATGGCAGCGCCGACACCGTCATCCTCCACCTCGTCCTCCATTATGCACACAGCCCGTCTGCCGCGCTGCAGGAGGCCGCGCGCCTGCTGCGCCCCGGCGGACGCCTGCTCATCGTCGATTTCACCGCGCATGACCGCGAGGAATTGCGTCGCGACCACGGTCACCAGCGGCTCGGCTTCTCCGACGAGCGGGTCACCGACTATTGCACTGCGGCGGGGCTCTCGCTCCAGGACATGCACACGATCGAAGGCGACCCGCTCTCGATCCGCCTGTGGACGGCCAAGGCGCCCGGCCGCGCCCGCACACGCAAGAAGGAGGCGGCGTGAACGACGATTCCCAATTTGACGTGATGTTCTCCGCCCCCAAGGGCGACATCGACGTCAGTTTCGAATTCTTCCCGCCACAGAGCGAGCAGATGCAGGACAAGCTGTGGTCCTCGATCGAGCGCCTTGCCCCGCTGGGCCCCCGCTTCGTGTCAGTGACCTACGGCGCGGGCGGCTCGACGCGCGAACGCACCCACGAAACCGTCAAGCGGATTGTGGAAGAAACCGACCTCACTCCCGCCGCGCATCTCACCTGCGTCGGCTCCTCGCGCGACGAGGTCGACGCCATCGCGCGCGACTATTGGGATGCGGGCGTGCGCCACATCGTCGCGCTGCGCGGCGACATCAGCGACGAAAATGGCATCCGCGAGGACGGCTACGCCAATGCCGCCGAACTGGTCGAGGGGCTGGCCAAGGTCGCGCCGTTCGACCTGTCGGTCGCCGCCTATCCTGAAGTCCACCCCGACGCCGAGACCGCCAATGCCGATCTCGACTTCCTCCTGCGCAAGATCGACGCAGGCGCCAGCCGCGCGATCACCCAATTCTTCTTCTCGCCCGAGCCCTATCTGCGCCTGCGCGATGCGCTCGCCGCCAAGGGGCGCGAGATCGAGCTGGTGCCCGGCATCCTGCCCGTCACCAACGTCGCGCGCGCCCGCGAATTCGCGTCCAAGTGCGGCACCGAGATCCCCGGCTGGCTCGACGCCCGCTTCGAAGGGCTCGACGAGACCCCGCGCGGGCGCGAACTGGTCGCGGCGATGGTCTCGGCCCACCTGTGCGGCCAGCTCTATGCCGAGGGCGTCCGCCACTTCCACTTCTACACGCTCAACCGCGCCGAGATGAGCTGGGCGTTGTGCCACATGCTGGGGTGCAAGGGATGAGCCGCGCAGAAGCCTTCTGGAACGCCGCCAAGGAGCGAATTCTCGTCAAGGACGGGGCGTACGGCACAATGATCCAGCGTCTGGGCCTCGACGAGGACGGCTATCGCGGCGAACTCGACCTTGATCGGGCGCAGCGGGGGAATAACGACCTCTTGAACCTCACCAGGCCGGACGCGGTGTGCGGCATCTGCCAGGCGTTCGTCGATGCGGGCGCGGACGTGCTCGCCACCAATACGTTCAACGCCAATGCGATCAGCCAGGCCGACTATGGCGCCGAGGCCTATGTCGCCGACATCAATCGCGCCGCCGCCCGCCTGACGCGCGAGGTGGCGGGCCCCGACCGTTTCGTGGTCGGCGCGGTGGGCCCGACCAACAAGACATTGTCGCTCTCGCCCGACGTCGAGAACCCGGCCTATCGCGAAGTCACTTTCGACGAGGTCGTTGCCTGCTACGAACAGCAGGTCGAGGCGCTGGCCGAAGGAGGCATCGACTTCGTGCTGGTCGAGACGATTTTCGACACGCTCAACGCGAAGGCCGCGATCGTCGCGACCAAAAACATCGAACGGCGTATCGGGCGCGACTTGCCGCTGATGATCTCGATGACGCTGACCGACCTGTCGGGGCGCAACCTGTCCGGGCATACGGTCGAGGCGTTCTCGACCGCCATCGCCCACGCGCGGCCCCTCACCATCGGGCTCAACTGCAGCTTCGGCGCCGCCGCCTTGCGCGCGCATCTGAAAACCATCGCGGCGAGCGCCCCGACGCTGGTCATGGCCTATCCCAATGCCGGGCTCCCCAACGATCTGGGCGAATATGACGAGGCGGCCACAGACACTGCGGCGCAGGTGTCCGAATGGCTCGACGAGGGTCTGGTCAATATCGTCGGCGGCTGTTGCGGCACCACGCCCGAGCATATCGCCGCCATCGCCGCCGCTTGCGAGGGCGCGACGCCACGGGCGCCTGCGTCCCCCGACCCGGCCATGAACCTCGCCGGGCTCGAACCGATGAGGCTCGCCAGCTAGATGAGCGACAATCTCTCCAGCCGCTTCGTCATGGTCGGCGAACGCACCAACGTCACCGGCTCGGCGCGCTTCAGGAAGCTGATCGTCGCGGGCGATTACGACACGGCGGTCGAGGTCGCGCGCGACCAGGTCGACAATGGCGCGCAGATCATCGACGTGAACATGGACGAAGGCCTGCTCGACGGGGTCGAGGCGATGGGTCATTTCCTGCGCCGTATCGCCGCCGAACCCGACATCGCGCGCGTGCCGGTGATGATCGACAGCTCCAAATGGGAAGTGATCGAGGAAGGTTTGAAGACCGTCTCGGGCAAGCCTGTCGTCAATTCGATCAGCCTCAAGGAAGGCGAGGAAGATTTCCTCGAAAAAGCGCGCAAGATCAGGGATTATGGCGCCGCCACCGTGGTCATGGCGTTCGACGAGACGCGGCAGGCGGATACCAAGGATCGCAAGGTCGAGATTTGCGCGCGCGCCTACGACCTGCTGGTCGAAAACGGCTTTCCGGCCAGCGACATCATCTTCGACCCCAATATCTTCGCGGTCGCGACCGGGATTGACGAGCATCGCCGCTACGGCATCGATTTCATCGAAGCGTGCCGTGAGATCCGCGAGCGCTGCCCCGGCGTCCAGATCTCGGGCGGCCTCTCCAACCTGAGCTTCTCGTTTCGCGGTAACGAGCCGGTGCGCCGCGCGCTCCACTCGGTTTTTCTCTACCACGCCATTCCCGCCGGCCTGTCGATGGCGATCGTCAATGCGGGGCAGCTCGACGTCTATGACGAAATACCGCCAGAGCTGCGCGACGCGTGCGAGGACGTGCTGTTCGACCGTCGCGCCGACGCCACCGACCGGCTGGTCGAACTCGCGGAAAAATATGCCGGCGGCGGTGCCAAGAAGACCGAGCGCGACACGAGGTGGCGCGAGGCGGCGGTCGAGGAGCGGCTGGCCCACGCGCTGATCCACGGCATCGACGCACATGTCGAGGATGACGTGATGGAGGCGCATGCCAAGGCGGGCCGCGCCATCCGCGTCATCGAAGGGCCGTTGATGGACGGCATGAACCGCGTCGGCGACCTGTTCGGCTCGGGCAAAATGTTCCTGCCGCAGGTGGTGAAGTCGGCGCGCGTGATGAAGAAGGCGGTGGCGCGCCTATTGCCGCATATCGAGGCCGAGAATGAGGGCGGCGAGGGGGCTGCCAAGGGCAAGATCGTGATGGCCACGGTCAAGGGCGACGTCCACGACATCGGCAAGAATATCGTCGGTGTCGTGCTGCAATGTAACGGCTACGAGGTGGTCGACCTCGGCGTGA
This genomic interval carries:
- a CDS encoding homocysteine S-methyltransferase family protein, whose protein sequence is MSRAEAFWNAAKERILVKDGAYGTMIQRLGLDEDGYRGELDLDRAQRGNNDLLNLTRPDAVCGICQAFVDAGADVLATNTFNANAISQADYGAEAYVADINRAAARLTREVAGPDRFVVGAVGPTNKTLSLSPDVENPAYREVTFDEVVACYEQQVEALAEGGIDFVLVETIFDTLNAKAAIVATKNIERRIGRDLPLMISMTLTDLSGRNLSGHTVEAFSTAIAHARPLTIGLNCSFGAAALRAHLKTIAASAPTLVMAYPNAGLPNDLGEYDEAATDTAAQVSEWLDEGLVNIVGGCCGTTPEHIAAIAAACEGATPRAPASPDPAMNLAGLEPMRLAS
- the metH gene encoding methionine synthase yields the protein MSDNLSSRFVMVGERTNVTGSARFRKLIVAGDYDTAVEVARDQVDNGAQIIDVNMDEGLLDGVEAMGHFLRRIAAEPDIARVPVMIDSSKWEVIEEGLKTVSGKPVVNSISLKEGEEDFLEKARKIRDYGAATVVMAFDETRQADTKDRKVEICARAYDLLVENGFPASDIIFDPNIFAVATGIDEHRRYGIDFIEACREIRERCPGVQISGGLSNLSFSFRGNEPVRRALHSVFLYHAIPAGLSMAIVNAGQLDVYDEIPPELRDACEDVLFDRRADATDRLVELAEKYAGGGAKKTERDTRWREAAVEERLAHALIHGIDAHVEDDVMEAHAKAGRAIRVIEGPLMDGMNRVGDLFGSGKMFLPQVVKSARVMKKAVARLLPHIEAENEGGEGAAKGKIVMATVKGDVHDIGKNIVGVVLQCNGYEVVDLGVMVGWPDILAAARSSRADMIGLSGLITPSLDEMVSVAGEMEREGLTMPLLIGGATTSRVHTALKIAPARSGPVIHVTDASRAVGVMTKLLGDDAQPYLAEIAADYADIREKRGKKGKGAIASLEDARDNRAEVDFALKPPAPAKPGLHVFDDWPVAKLRDTIDWTPFFRSWELHGTYPAILDDEVVGEAARSLFDDAQAMLDRIVAEDWLTARGVVGLWPARSEGDDILIDGGTRLPFLRQQVKKREGRSNDCLADFVDTSGDHLGGFAVAIHGAHDRAKSFEEAGDDYSAILLKALADRLAESFAEAMHAHVRRDLWGYAPDEQLTNEALIAEQYRGIRPAPGYPACPDHSLKPILFDLLGGDPAGISLTDNFAMWPASAVSGFYFGHPQARYFGVARVGRDQLEDYAGRRGVDLDTAQRWLSPNLDESAALG